One window from the genome of Deinococcus arcticus encodes:
- a CDS encoding PadR family transcriptional regulator: protein MPPVPHSSPPTRAVLAALQGAYPAHTYGYDLSKSTGLKSGTLYPILQRLHEQGYLDAQWEDSPHPGKPPRHIYRLTQTGLELARQRQAEGKAPRTRTTGALT, encoded by the coding sequence ATGCCTCCTGTGCCCCACAGCAGTCCCCCCACCCGCGCCGTACTGGCCGCCCTGCAGGGGGCGTACCCGGCCCACACCTACGGCTACGACCTGAGCAAGAGCACTGGCCTGAAAAGTGGCACGCTGTACCCCATCCTGCAGCGCCTGCACGAACAGGGGTATCTGGACGCCCAGTGGGAGGATTCGCCGCACCCCGGCAAGCCCCCCCGGCACATCTACCGCCTGACGCAGACGGGGCTGGAACTGGCCCGGCAGCGCCAGGCCGAAGGGAAAGCCCCCCGCACCCGCACCACAGGAGCCCTGACATGA
- the sdaAA gene encoding L-serine ammonia-lyase, iron-sulfur-dependent, subunit alpha, protein MTTLDDILNAPAPASAWILAQDCQETGLDPDDIRAEMLRRIREMRASIERGLQSDARSITGMVGWNAKGLWDAPDVLGAPLLRRVQAYAMAVNEENARMGRIVAAPTAGSAGTIPGALIGVADHLGIEDERLVAPMILAAGIGKAISKRMFISGAAGGCQAEIGSSAAMAAAAVVELLGGTPRAAVHAASLALMNTIGLVCDPVGGYVEVPCVSRNAFYAVHAVSAAQLALAQLESFIPPDEVLGAMASVGRMMPAALRETADGGLAQTPTGLAVTARMEGQDREGPGGMIELPLA, encoded by the coding sequence ATGACGACGCTTGACGACATTCTGAATGCCCCCGCCCCGGCCTCGGCCTGGATTCTGGCCCAGGACTGCCAGGAAACTGGCCTGGACCCCGACGACATTCGCGCCGAGATGCTGCGCCGCATCCGCGAAATGCGCGCCAGCATTGAGCGTGGCCTGCAGAGCGACGCCAGGAGCATCACCGGCATGGTGGGCTGGAACGCCAAGGGCCTGTGGGACGCGCCGGACGTGCTGGGCGCGCCCCTGCTCAGGCGGGTGCAGGCCTACGCCATGGCCGTGAACGAGGAGAACGCACGCATGGGCCGCATCGTGGCGGCGCCCACGGCCGGCAGCGCAGGCACAATTCCCGGCGCCCTGATCGGCGTGGCCGACCACCTGGGCATCGAGGACGAGCGGCTGGTAGCCCCCATGATCCTGGCGGCGGGCATTGGCAAGGCCATCAGCAAGCGCATGTTCATTTCGGGCGCGGCGGGTGGCTGTCAGGCTGAAATCGGCTCCAGTGCGGCCATGGCGGCGGCGGCGGTGGTGGAACTGCTGGGCGGCACACCCCGCGCGGCGGTGCACGCGGCCAGCCTTGCCCTGATGAACACCATTGGGCTGGTGTGCGACCCGGTGGGCGGCTACGTGGAGGTGCCCTGCGTGAGCCGCAACGCCTTTTACGCGGTGCATGCCGTGAGCGCCGCGCAACTGGCCCTGGCCCAGCTAGAATCCTTTATTCCCCCCGATGAAGTGCTGGGCGCCATGGCCTCGGTGGGCCGCATGATGCCTGCCGCCCTGCGCGAAACCGCCGACGGCGGGCTGGCCCAGACGCCCACCGGGCTGGCTGTGACCGCCCGCATGGAGGGCCAGGACCGTGAAGGCCCTGGGGGCATGATCGAACTGCCGCTGGCGTAA
- the hutI gene encoding imidazolonepropionase yields MNEVLFTNIAQLVTPGAGVQRGAAMRELTVIPDAALLVSGGVIRWVGDRAQAPGTPHEHDLGGVAVVPGLVDPHTHAVWAGDRLADFEARVQGVPYEELLARGGGIRSSMRATGAAGVAELVNLARPRLQALHASGATTVEVKSGYGLDFGAELRMLEAVRALQADFALVPTLLIHVPPTEGRAKYVQAVCNELIPDVAQAGLASAVDVFCEKEAFTARETRAIFRAARAHGLPFKLHADQFHAIGGTELACELGALSVDHLEASGPAQIAALAGSGTVATILPGVTLHLGLPAAPGRALIDAGGAVAVGTDLNPGSSPVFSTALALALAVRLCRLTPAEALTAATVNAAAALGLSDRGALVPGQRADFLALQGPDWRELPYVLGGNPVREVWVGGQR; encoded by the coding sequence GTGAACGAGGTGCTGTTCACGAATATTGCCCAGCTGGTCACGCCGGGGGCTGGTGTCCAGCGCGGCGCGGCCATGCGTGAGCTGACCGTCATTCCAGACGCCGCGCTGCTGGTCTCTGGCGGCGTCATTCGCTGGGTGGGGGACAGGGCGCAGGCCCCCGGCACCCCCCACGAACATGATCTGGGCGGCGTGGCCGTGGTGCCCGGTCTGGTGGACCCCCATACGCACGCGGTCTGGGCGGGGGACCGGCTGGCGGATTTTGAAGCGCGGGTGCAGGGCGTCCCCTACGAAGAGCTGCTGGCGCGCGGCGGCGGCATTCGCAGCTCCATGCGTGCCACGGGCGCGGCCGGTGTGGCCGAACTGGTGAACCTCGCCCGGCCCCGCCTGCAGGCCCTGCACGCCTCCGGCGCCACGACCGTGGAGGTCAAGAGCGGCTACGGCCTGGACTTCGGGGCCGAACTTCGGATGCTGGAAGCGGTGCGCGCGCTGCAGGCCGACTTTGCCCTGGTGCCGACCCTGCTGATTCACGTGCCCCCCACCGAGGGCCGCGCCAAGTATGTGCAGGCGGTCTGTAACGAGCTGATTCCAGATGTGGCCCAGGCAGGCCTCGCCTCTGCCGTGGACGTATTCTGCGAGAAGGAGGCGTTCACGGCCCGGGAAACCCGCGCGATCTTCCGGGCGGCCCGGGCCCACGGCCTGCCCTTCAAGCTGCACGCCGACCAGTTCCATGCCATCGGCGGCACCGAACTCGCCTGCGAGCTGGGGGCCCTGAGCGTGGACCATCTGGAAGCCAGCGGCCCGGCGCAGATTGCCGCCCTGGCAGGTTCTGGGACGGTGGCGACCATCCTGCCGGGCGTGACCCTGCACCTGGGCTTGCCGGCCGCCCCGGGCCGCGCGCTGATTGACGCGGGCGGGGCGGTGGCGGTGGGTACCGACCTGAACCCCGGTTCGTCCCCCGTGTTCAGCACGGCGCTGGCCCTGGCGCTGGCCGTGCGCCTGTGCCGCCTGACCCCCGCCGAAGCCCTGACCGCCGCCACCGTGAACGCCGCCGCCGCCCTGGGCCTGAGCGACCGGGGCGCCCTGGTCCCCGGCCAGCGTGCCGATTTCCTGGCCCTGCAGGGCCCCGACTGGCGCGAGTTGCCCTATGTCCTGGGCGGCAACCCGGTGCGCGAGGTCTGGGTGGGTGGGCAAAGGTGA
- the holA gene encoding DNA polymerase III subunit delta, producing MPLIAFTGHPFLAEETLQATLRARGLDPRTLPRLGGDDVTLDTVGPHLNPGLFGDGGVLVDLAGVKPDKALLEALASAPVTVALLDEAPPATRLKLYSARGEVVASAAPTRPGDVTGWVVGRARAQKLPLDKAASAYLAEVFGPDLAGIAGELNKLALLDGPLTREVVAGVVGREPPGDSFAMLGAATTGRTGEAVTQLRRLLSDGEDPFKLLGAVVWQYSLVARCVALGQEEGRITEQAAAQRLGVKPYPAKKALEVARRLNEARIRTHLERILGADLAMKRGQDPATVLERLIVGLSL from the coding sequence GTGCCCCTGATCGCCTTTACCGGCCACCCCTTCCTGGCCGAAGAAACGCTGCAGGCCACCCTGCGCGCCCGGGGGCTGGACCCCCGCACGCTGCCGCGCCTGGGCGGCGACGACGTGACCCTGGACACCGTGGGCCCGCACCTGAACCCGGGCCTGTTTGGCGACGGCGGCGTGCTGGTGGACCTCGCCGGGGTCAAGCCCGACAAGGCGCTGCTGGAGGCCCTGGCCAGCGCGCCCGTGACGGTGGCGCTGCTGGACGAGGCGCCGCCCGCCACCCGCCTGAAGCTGTACAGCGCCCGGGGTGAGGTGGTGGCCTCGGCAGCCCCCACCAGGCCCGGCGACGTGACCGGTTGGGTGGTGGGCCGTGCCCGCGCCCAAAAACTGCCGCTGGACAAGGCTGCCAGCGCCTACCTGGCCGAGGTGTTCGGGCCGGACCTCGCCGGGATTGCCGGCGAGCTGAACAAGCTGGCCCTGCTGGACGGCCCCCTGACCCGCGAGGTCGTGGCGGGCGTGGTGGGCCGCGAGCCGCCCGGCGACAGCTTTGCCATGCTGGGGGCCGCCACCACCGGCCGCACCGGCGAGGCCGTGACGCAGTTGCGCCGCCTGCTCTCGGACGGCGAGGACCCGTTCAAACTGCTGGGCGCCGTGGTGTGGCAGTACAGCCTCGTGGCGCGCTGCGTGGCGCTGGGACAGGAAGAGGGCCGGATCACCGAACAGGCGGCTGCCCAGCGCCTGGGCGTCAAACCCTACCCGGCCAAGAAGGCGCTGGAGGTGGCGCGCCGCCTGAACGAGGCCAGGATCCGCACCCACCTGGAGCGCATTCTGGGCGCCGATCTGGCCATGAAACGCGGCCAGGACCCGGCCACGGTGCTCGAACGCCTGATCGTGGGCCTGAGCCTGTAG
- a CDS encoding arginase family protein: protein MSAPTHLPYGGIATFARAPLVEPGGDWTADVAALGIPFDIALGFRPGARFAPRALREASLRSVPPFTGLDGVTRLAGITFADAGDVVLPSLEPELARERITQAARQVRARCRLPVFLGGDHSVSFPLLRAFDDVPALHVVQLDAHLDFTDTRNDTRFSNSSPFRRAAEALPNLVHITTVGLRGLRFDPEAVAAARARGHALVPMTAVQTDLNGVLARLPRGQHVYLSVDVDGFDPSVVPGTSSPEPDGFTYAQGMAVLAAAARHNMVVGLDVVELAPNLDPTGRSELLMARLVMETLCEVFA, encoded by the coding sequence ATGAGCGCACCCACCCACCTGCCCTACGGCGGCATTGCGACCTTTGCCCGCGCGCCGCTGGTGGAACCCGGCGGCGACTGGACGGCCGATGTGGCGGCCCTGGGCATTCCCTTTGATATTGCTCTGGGCTTCCGGCCCGGCGCGCGCTTTGCCCCGCGTGCGCTGCGGGAAGCCAGCCTGCGCAGCGTGCCGCCCTTCACCGGCCTGGACGGCGTGACCCGGCTGGCCGGGATCACCTTTGCCGACGCGGGCGACGTGGTGCTGCCCAGCCTGGAACCCGAACTGGCCCGCGAGCGCATCACCCAGGCGGCGCGGCAGGTGCGGGCGCGCTGCCGGCTGCCGGTCTTTCTGGGCGGCGACCACAGCGTGAGTTTCCCGCTGCTGCGTGCTTTTGACGATGTGCCAGCGCTGCATGTGGTGCAGCTGGACGCGCACCTGGACTTCACCGACACCCGCAACGACACCCGCTTCAGCAACTCCAGCCCCTTTCGCCGGGCCGCCGAGGCGCTGCCCAATCTGGTGCACATCACCACCGTGGGGCTGCGGGGCCTGCGCTTTGACCCCGAAGCGGTGGCGGCGGCGCGCGCCCGGGGCCACGCCCTGGTGCCCATGACAGCCGTGCAGACGGACCTGAACGGCGTGCTGGCCCGGCTGCCGCGCGGCCAGCACGTGTACCTGAGCGTGGATGTGGACGGCTTTGACCCCAGCGTGGTGCCGGGGACCAGCAGCCCGGAGCCCGACGGCTTCACCTATGCCCAGGGGATGGCGGTGCTGGCGGCTGCCGCGCGGCACAACATGGTGGTGGGCCTGGATGTGGTGGAACTGGCCCCAAACCTCGACCCCACGGGGCGCAGTGAGCTGCTGATGGCGAGGCTGGTCATGGAAACGCTGTGTGAGGTCTTCGCGTGA
- a CDS encoding histidine triad nucleotide-binding protein, whose product MAETTLFQRIIARELPSEIVYEDHGYIAIRDIAPRAPIHLLVIPKKVSARLDELTDPAEMGELWLTAVKVARMHAADYRLVVNCGAGGGQVVFHTHIHVLAGWPDGPEGDT is encoded by the coding sequence ATGGCCGAGACCACCCTGTTTCAGCGCATCATTGCCCGCGAGCTGCCCAGCGAGATCGTGTACGAGGACCACGGGTACATTGCCATCCGCGACATTGCCCCCAGGGCGCCCATTCACCTGCTGGTGATCCCCAAGAAGGTGTCGGCGCGCCTGGACGAGCTTACCGACCCGGCCGAGATGGGCGAACTGTGGCTGACTGCCGTGAAGGTGGCCCGCATGCACGCGGCGGATTACCGGCTGGTGGTCAACTGCGGCGCCGGCGGCGGTCAGGTGGTTTTTCATACCCATATTCACGTGCTGGCGGGCTGGCCGGACGGCCCGGAAGGCGACACCTGA
- a CDS encoding histidine phosphatase family protein, translating into MKLLLIRHGQSENNVIEHLPDYAQRRLPDPPLTPLGRSQAGHTAAHLAAQAHSVTHLYTSLMTRAVQTAAPFTQALGLPAHGLAAAYEYGGLTTGPAGHFAPVLGRDHTSLQADCPALVWPQELTGQPWDGGAEAWEEVGFARRAAGVLAELRGRHAGPDTLALITHHDFAGALIRAALGWSGAGALPTFRLAHLSTALLKVPEDGRPGTLHWLNRVDHLPPAWVLH; encoded by the coding sequence ATGAAGCTGCTGCTCATCCGGCATGGTCAGTCCGAGAACAATGTCATTGAGCATCTGCCGGACTACGCGCAGCGGAGACTGCCCGACCCGCCGCTGACCCCGCTGGGACGGAGTCAGGCCGGGCATACGGCGGCACATCTGGCAGCCCAGGCCCACAGCGTCACCCACCTGTACACCAGCCTGATGACCCGGGCGGTGCAGACGGCCGCGCCCTTTACGCAGGCGCTGGGGCTGCCGGCCCACGGGCTGGCCGCCGCCTACGAATACGGGGGGCTGACCACCGGGCCCGCTGGGCACTTCGCGCCGGTTCTGGGGCGCGACCACACCTCGCTGCAGGCCGACTGCCCCGCGCTGGTGTGGCCACAAGAGCTGACCGGCCAGCCCTGGGACGGCGGCGCCGAGGCGTGGGAAGAGGTGGGGTTTGCCCGGCGGGCCGCCGGGGTGCTGGCCGAGCTGCGCGGGCGGCATGCGGGCCCCGACACCCTGGCCCTCATCACCCACCACGATTTTGCCGGCGCCCTGATCCGCGCGGCCCTGGGCTGGTCCGGCGCTGGGGCGCTGCCCACCTTCCGGCTGGCCCACCTGTCCACTGCCCTGCTGAAGGTGCCAGAGGATGGCCGGCCCGGCACGCTGCACTGGCTCAACCGGGTGGACCACCTGCCGCCGGCGTGGGTCCTGCACTGA
- a CDS encoding serine/threonine-protein kinase, whose product MSRDVSAELQARQPLTEHGGVRCEQALWRGQTVFVKTLLSDSPDLQARFVHEGEVATRVACPLIVSPLLCTPRHLLFPFVPGGTLRERLDRSGPLGADEATQVTAGVLLAAAHLHARGVTHQDLKPENVLLAGGQASTQSVRVIDFGMSHARGLPLDIHSGTRMGTPHFMAPEQFLGLRGEPRSDLYSAGVLLFDCLAGAPPYEDALGWLAGVHDRRAALPGPAALHEVLRAALGRDPDDRPASAAQMLALLQSARAALGLAPVPEDLCP is encoded by the coding sequence ATGAGCCGCGACGTTTCAGCTGAACTGCAGGCCCGCCAGCCGCTGACCGAACACGGCGGCGTGCGCTGCGAGCAGGCGCTGTGGCGGGGGCAGACCGTCTTCGTCAAGACCCTGCTGAGTGACAGCCCCGACCTGCAGGCGCGCTTCGTGCACGAAGGCGAGGTGGCCACCCGGGTGGCCTGCCCGCTGATTGTCTCGCCGCTGCTGTGTACGCCCCGGCACCTGCTGTTTCCCTTCGTGCCGGGCGGCACCCTGCGCGAGCGACTGGACCGGAGCGGGCCCCTGGGGGCCGACGAGGCCACCCAGGTGACGGCCGGGGTGCTGCTTGCTGCCGCGCACCTGCACGCGCGCGGGGTCACGCACCAGGACCTGAAACCCGAGAACGTGCTGCTGGCGGGCGGCCAGGCCAGCACCCAGAGCGTGCGCGTGATTGACTTCGGCATGAGCCACGCCCGGGGTCTGCCGCTGGATATCCACAGCGGCACGCGCATGGGCACCCCGCATTTCATGGCGCCCGAGCAGTTTCTGGGCCTGCGCGGCGAACCACGCAGCGACCTGTACTCGGCCGGCGTGCTGCTGTTCGACTGCCTGGCCGGCGCCCCCCCCTACGAGGACGCGCTGGGCTGGCTGGCCGGCGTTCACGACCGCCGCGCGGCGCTGCCGGGCCCGGCCGCCCTGCACGAGGTGCTGCGCGCCGCCCTGGGGCGCGACCCGGACGACCGCCCGGCCAGCGCCGCCCAGATGCTGGCCCTGCTGCAATCGGCGCGCGCCGCCCTGGGCCTTGCCCCCGTGCCGGAGGACCTGTGCCCCTGA
- the hutU gene encoding urocanate hydratase: protein MTQTAEPAPVIRAPRGSQKTAKGWIQEAAKRMLMNNLDPEVAEHPETLVVYGGRGKAARNWPAFHKIVETLDRLDNDETLLIQSGKPVAVLKTHEWAPRVLLANSNLVPHWANWETFDQLDQAGLTMYGQMTAGSWIYIGTQGILQGTYETFAGAARKHFGGSLKGTITVTAGLGGMGGAQPLAVKLAGGVSITIEIDPTRIQKRLDTRYLDEVADNLDDAIRRAEGYKAQGVARSIGVPGNAAELVPQLVAMNWTPDLITDQTSAHDPMWGYLPPVRADEDAARLRAEQPEEYRRRAYEAMAAHVRAILTLQARGAVAFDYGNNLRQRAFEAGVEDAFAYPGFVPAFIRDSFCEGRGPFRWVALSGDPEDIYATDRALLALFPQDERLQSWLTYAADQIAFQGLPARICWLGYKERDRAALLFNEMVADGRLKAPIVIGRDHLDAGSVASPYRETEAMKDGSDAISDWPLLNFGLGIASGAAWMSFHHGGGVGLGFSQHSGLVALADGTEDAARRLSRCLTNDPGMGVIRHADAGYDLALDVARERGLDLPSLGIQDRK, encoded by the coding sequence ATGACCCAGACTGCCGAGCCGGCCCCTGTTATTCGTGCGCCCCGTGGTTCCCAGAAAACCGCCAAAGGTTGGATTCAGGAGGCGGCCAAGCGCATGCTCATGAACAACCTTGACCCTGAAGTGGCCGAGCACCCCGAGACCCTGGTGGTCTACGGCGGCCGGGGCAAGGCCGCGCGCAACTGGCCTGCCTTTCACAAGATCGTGGAGACGCTTGACCGCCTGGACAACGACGAGACGCTGCTGATTCAGTCCGGTAAGCCGGTGGCAGTCCTGAAAACCCACGAATGGGCGCCGCGTGTGCTGCTGGCAAATTCCAACCTTGTGCCGCACTGGGCGAACTGGGAGACGTTTGACCAGCTGGATCAGGCGGGCCTGACCATGTACGGCCAGATGACGGCCGGCAGCTGGATCTACATTGGCACCCAGGGCATCCTGCAGGGCACCTATGAAACCTTTGCGGGCGCGGCCAGAAAGCACTTTGGCGGCAGCCTGAAGGGCACCATTACTGTGACCGCCGGGCTGGGCGGCATGGGCGGCGCGCAGCCGCTGGCGGTGAAACTGGCCGGGGGCGTCAGCATCACCATCGAGATTGACCCCACCCGCATCCAGAAACGCCTGGACACCCGCTACCTGGACGAGGTGGCCGACAATCTGGACGACGCCATCCGCCGCGCCGAAGGGTACAAGGCGCAGGGCGTGGCCCGGTCCATCGGCGTGCCCGGCAACGCCGCCGAACTGGTGCCGCAACTGGTGGCCATGAACTGGACCCCGGACCTGATCACCGATCAGACCAGCGCCCACGACCCCATGTGGGGCTACCTTCCGCCGGTCAGGGCCGACGAGGACGCGGCCCGGCTGCGCGCCGAGCAGCCGGAGGAGTACCGCCGCCGGGCCTACGAGGCGATGGCCGCGCATGTGCGGGCCATTCTGACGCTGCAGGCGCGCGGCGCCGTGGCCTTTGACTACGGCAACAACCTGCGCCAGCGCGCTTTTGAGGCGGGGGTGGAAGACGCCTTTGCCTACCCCGGCTTCGTGCCCGCCTTTATCCGCGATTCTTTCTGCGAGGGCCGGGGGCCCTTTCGCTGGGTGGCCCTCTCCGGCGACCCCGAGGACATTTACGCCACCGACCGCGCGCTGCTGGCGCTGTTCCCACAGGACGAGCGCCTGCAGTCCTGGCTGACCTACGCCGCCGACCAGATCGCCTTTCAGGGACTGCCCGCGCGCATCTGCTGGCTGGGCTACAAGGAGCGCGACCGGGCCGCGCTGCTGTTCAACGAGATGGTGGCCGACGGCCGCCTGAAGGCCCCCATCGTGATTGGCCGCGACCATTTGGACGCCGGCAGCGTGGCCAGCCCCTACCGCGAAACCGAGGCCATGAAGGACGGCAGCGACGCGATTTCCGACTGGCCACTGCTGAATTTTGGCCTGGGCATCGCGTCTGGCGCGGCCTGGATGAGCTTTCACCACGGCGGCGGCGTGGGCCTGGGGTTCTCGCAGCACAGCGGGCTGGTGGCCCTGGCCGACGGCACCGAGGACGCCGCCCGGCGCCTCTCGCGCTGCCTGACCAATGACCCCGGCATGGGCGTCATCCGCCACGCCGACGCGGGCTATGACCTGGCGCTGGACGTGGCCCGTGAGCGCGGCCTGGACCTGCCCAGCCTGGGCATTCAGGACAGGAAGTAA
- the hutH gene encoding histidine ammonia-lyase, whose protein sequence is MILDQHLSLDQFLAVVRGSEGVELAPAARERIARARAVIERIVDGDAPVYGVNTGFGKFANVQVPRSGLEQLQHNLIISHAIGVGEALPTEVVRGMLLLRAQSLALGHSGVRAEVVELLLAFLNRGVHPVIPAQGSVGASGDLAPLAHLALALIGLGEVEYVGAVRPSADVLAELNLTPVQLQAKEGLALINGTQLMGSLLALAVADARTLLGTANLAAALTVEAMYGSHRPFQPDVVGLRPHPGAVAVAAELRTFLRDSEIAPSHLVGDGKVQDAYSLRAAPQVHGASLDALDHAARVLAVEFASVTDNPLIFPDTGEVVSGGNFHGQPLAVTTDALKVAVAELGSISERRCEQLLNPSLSGLPGFLTPQGGLNSGFMIAQYTAAALVSENKVLSHPASVDTIPTSANQEDHVSMGAHGARQLRAILENVQNVVAIELMCAAQALDFQQLRAGRGAQAAWAHIRAQIPNMTSDRYYRPDLLKIVEMVRSGELLRVAREA, encoded by the coding sequence GTGATTCTCGATCAACACCTCAGCCTCGATCAGTTTCTTGCCGTGGTGCGCGGCAGTGAAGGGGTCGAACTTGCCCCGGCGGCGCGTGAGCGCATCGCCCGTGCCCGCGCGGTCATCGAGCGCATCGTGGACGGCGACGCGCCCGTGTATGGCGTGAACACCGGCTTCGGCAAATTTGCCAACGTGCAGGTGCCCCGCAGCGGCCTGGAACAGCTGCAGCACAACCTCATCATCTCGCACGCCATCGGGGTGGGCGAGGCGCTGCCCACCGAGGTCGTGCGCGGCATGCTGCTGCTGCGCGCGCAGTCGCTGGCCCTGGGGCATTCCGGCGTGCGGGCCGAGGTCGTGGAATTGCTGCTGGCGTTCCTGAACCGGGGCGTGCATCCGGTCATTCCCGCGCAGGGCAGTGTGGGGGCCTCGGGCGATCTGGCGCCGCTGGCCCACCTGGCGCTGGCGCTGATTGGCCTGGGCGAGGTGGAGTACGTCGGCGCCGTGCGGCCCAGCGCCGACGTGCTGGCCGAACTGAACCTGACCCCCGTGCAGTTGCAGGCCAAGGAGGGGCTGGCCCTGATCAACGGCACGCAGCTCATGGGCAGCCTGCTGGCCCTGGCCGTGGCAGACGCCCGCACCCTGCTGGGCACCGCGAATCTGGCGGCAGCCCTGACGGTGGAGGCCATGTACGGCTCGCACCGCCCCTTCCAGCCCGATGTGGTGGGCCTGCGCCCCCACCCCGGCGCGGTGGCGGTGGCGGCAGAACTGCGCACCTTCCTGCGAGATTCCGAGATCGCGCCGTCGCATCTGGTGGGGGACGGCAAGGTGCAGGACGCCTATTCGCTGCGCGCCGCGCCGCAGGTCCACGGCGCCAGCCTGGACGCCCTGGACCACGCCGCGCGGGTGCTGGCCGTGGAGTTCGCCTCGGTCACCGACAACCCGCTGATCTTCCCGGACACGGGCGAGGTGGTGTCCGGCGGCAATTTTCATGGGCAGCCGCTGGCGGTCACCACCGACGCGCTGAAGGTCGCGGTGGCCGAACTGGGCAGCATCAGCGAGCGGCGCTGCGAGCAGCTGCTCAATCCTTCGCTGTCGGGCTTGCCCGGCTTTCTGACGCCGCAGGGCGGCCTGAACAGCGGCTTCATGATTGCGCAGTACACGGCCGCCGCCCTGGTCAGCGAGAACAAGGTGCTCTCGCATCCCGCCAGCGTGGACACCATTCCCACCAGTGCCAATCAGGAAGACCACGTCAGCATGGGGGCCCACGGCGCCCGGCAGCTGCGGGCCATTCTGGAAAACGTGCAGAACGTCGTCGCCATTGAACTCATGTGCGCGGCCCAGGCGCTGGATTTCCAGCAACTGCGCGCCGGGCGCGGCGCGCAGGCCGCCTGGGCGCACATCCGCGCGCAGATTCCCAACATGACCAGCGACCGCTATTACCGCCCCGATCTGCTGAAGATCGTCGAGATGGTCCGCAGCGGCGAGCTGCTGCGCGTGGCCCGGGAAGCCTAG
- a CDS encoding HAD family hydrolase yields the protein MPADFDAVLFDLDGVLVDTEALITELWAEIFQGQGLNLSPADITRLTAGQRFEGVVRALEEGRGWKAPEEFLPLLNTRFNAAFDHVPPLPGAAQTLGALAAADVPFAVASNSERWRLGLKLRGAGLDALLAGRAFDPGHVGGVGKPDPALYRYAAAQLGVAPARCVVIEDSAPGAQAGLAAGMTVWALLAGSHILPDDEARLRDLGVSRVLHSHAELQAALGLLAPSP from the coding sequence ATGCCCGCCGACTTTGACGCCGTGCTGTTTGACCTGGACGGCGTTCTGGTGGACACCGAGGCCCTGATCACAGAACTGTGGGCCGAGATTTTCCAGGGCCAGGGGCTGAACCTCAGCCCGGCGGACATCACGCGGCTGACAGCCGGGCAGCGCTTCGAGGGTGTGGTGCGGGCGCTGGAAGAGGGGCGCGGCTGGAAGGCCCCCGAGGAGTTTCTGCCCCTGCTGAACACCCGCTTCAACGCCGCGTTCGACCATGTGCCGCCGCTGCCGGGCGCGGCGCAGACCCTGGGGGCGCTGGCGGCGGCGGACGTGCCCTTTGCCGTGGCCAGCAACAGTGAGCGCTGGCGCCTGGGCCTGAAACTGCGCGGCGCAGGGCTGGACGCGCTGCTGGCCGGGCGGGCCTTTGATCCGGGCCATGTGGGCGGAGTGGGCAAGCCAGACCCGGCGCTGTACCGGTACGCCGCTGCCCAGCTGGGCGTGGCCCCGGCCCGCTGCGTGGTGATCGAGGACAGTGCGCCCGGCGCCCAGGCGGGGCTGGCGGCCGGCATGACGGTGTGGGCGCTGCTGGCCGGCAGCCACATCCTGCCGGACGACGAGGCGAGGCTGCGCGACCTGGGCGTGAGCCGGGTGCTGCACTCGCACGCCGAGCTGCAAGCGGCCCTGGGCCTGCTGGCGCCGTCGCCGTAG
- a CDS encoding SUKH-3 domain-containing protein, with amino-acid sequence MREAVSAENWELFPHSNALEKAEETKDFGWLLFPLAVEFLDVFSGFSTQADAELYIGAWRDIPKSSLSHPELIAARQEHRLFPVGLAAGWVPLLLRDDGRVFCSVNGQFGPLFPNSPSTIETLILQIAQRRADERLEE; translated from the coding sequence GTGCGGGAAGCAGTCAGTGCCGAGAACTGGGAGTTGTTTCCTCACTCCAATGCCTTGGAAAAGGCAGAGGAGACGAAAGACTTTGGTTGGCTTCTCTTTCCTCTGGCAGTGGAGTTTTTAGATGTTTTCAGCGGTTTTTCCACGCAAGCGGATGCAGAACTGTATATCGGAGCCTGGCGCGATATTCCAAAGAGCTCTCTCAGCCATCCTGAATTGATCGCTGCCCGTCAAGAGCACCGGCTGTTTCCTGTTGGACTCGCGGCTGGCTGGGTTCCTCTCCTCTTACGTGATGACGGACGAGTCTTTTGCTCAGTCAACGGACAGTTTGGACCTCTCTTTCCCAACAGCCCTTCAACTATTGAAACCCTCATCTTGCAGATTGCGCAGCGGCGAGCAGATGAGCGTCTGGAGGAATAG